One Bufo gargarizans isolate SCDJY-AF-19 chromosome 3, ASM1485885v1, whole genome shotgun sequence DNA segment encodes these proteins:
- the POLQ gene encoding DNA polymerase theta isoform X1: MRPGADGTVTAAMQKPHNAPAAKANLATILFGGLTAKENDPKMAASGSKGALGPHNSRKRTRPRSLSSPGSEDSASPSSCKKAALQSHRKPRPPNCRTSPRLRSAGPGGAADTSATDYILFSPAQQASILEKRSRQQPSASPSVSVLAPPCGLDRSLLDGSLSATGQRPHMALPAELADKLLLESWGLPRAVLDKYASLGVLQMFEWQAECLMQGQVLAGKNLVYSAPTSAGKTLVAELLLLKRVLETRKKAIFILPFVSVAKEKTYYLQNLFQEVGVRVGGYMGSSAPAGGFTSLDVAVCTIEKANGLVNRLIEENRIDLLGMMVVDELHMLGDSHRGYLLELLLTKIQYVTQKTAAKKKDPGKAVQIVGMSATLPNLRLLASWLRAELYHTDFRPVPLKERVKISKTLYDSSMNPVRELQPLIHVKGDDDHIVSLCYETVQGGHSILIFCPSKNWCEKLADTIAREFYNLYRRALQESADGRLEPSVSPVVLDKDGIRDVVGQLKRCPAGLDTVLGRTVPWGVAFHHAGLTFDERDVVEGAFRQGIVRVLAATSTLSSGVNLPARRVIIRSPLFNGRLLDILTYKQMAGRAGRKGVDTEGESILVCKPVERSKGISLLQGALKPVQSCLMRKEGAGVTGSMIRAILEIIVGGVADTPHDVRTYASCTLLATSLKEEEEEEEDGGDPERRDHGAIEACVDWLLRNEFIQVVEEEPDGRRAEVYRPTKLGSATLSSSLSPSEALGIFADLQRAMKGFVLENDLHILYLVTPVYEEWATIDWYQFFCLWEKLSVSMKRVAEMVGIEEGFLARSVKGKIIAKNDRQQRQIAIHKRFYTSLVLLDLISEVPLSELTKKHGCSRGQLQSLQQSSATYAGMVTVFSNRLGWHNMELLLSQFQSRLTFGVQRELCDLVRLDLLNAQRARALYNAGFITVSVLARGNVSDVETALKNAVPFKSSRRAVDEDEEAAQERRAARCIWISGKKGLTEREASELIVEEARRLLKEDLAMMGIRWNPDTSLEPSSPLDKSSESTSELQEKASTTARKCSEINPLLTVEGTGPQRLETADNARSQSKEATGQSSDATCAGNPEPSPENVVLKSKENIPEHHSGKAQVHPREISAGISIDTGFSSVANKRPNVGHLSDGGPISKTNQLQPDQETGRVPGDPLLIGEGPPSKEKKAEAWAPKTGETESPDTQVFRVPDMKPSPAAQVVEASAVRNPGPEIIPVNNPDTKEASGGIINPIVCTATSPGGSHSPDLNIASRTFEDSFQLDSQTEKLILQQPEPKREEEGAGTTLADVLPTERLSVASTRLVEDVTSPSVEHPGQAQIQETEISVRKSFGPPCELPEAKVTDGSSWQKGSDLSLTDTQLQVLFQSYHTQVKNEKTGPNANVASPPKKGSSEDEVKDSSLNMSGSFLFDSFNDDLGFCSKLEEPNLPPPSDGEKKEKLEPPQQKAQASFPTIPENQSLSVKYDEGSIMFSQLDSFQMVEVLDHVEQPPTEEHTIPKSPVLGDKNGGIKELVQNEEMVKTRSEWCDLSFSLTQGMVDILDQWPNVTLNISCDPRAADLEQRVVNEQDMTRISKDRPSCPDPEGGLHTPCAERRYIDLNNRNSTPNPDSENERQPDSRPESRTDVIPPTPPSACKSRVTSMSSMKSGIKKPRLESLSFTSQDADDLFGSQGEVLDHEEVAMVEDIRDSSAVAEDFSLKLSQESSLPLPPSSSQDFSIIDVASDLTLFQTFLKEWKNQKKFSLSLACERRTRTLSSRSCIGGRFKQVRSPQGRAKEDDGLSIPGWDDVLLVGLAVCWGGKDAYYLSLQSEQDQSEMSSSLAAPPLDQNLPVKERLWCLRSTLQQMRPPEVIMYNFIEQYKALVLGCRTSITGHFQDPKVACWLLDPTSKQRTLHNMVANFLPQELPLLDGVSSGQGVQSLGLSASSDQSGRCRAAIESVLVFSITTLLQGLLEKENLQGVFTGVEMPTHYCLALLELNGIGFSSEECETQKHIMQAKLNEIEAQAYQLAGHRFSLTSADDVAQVLFIELKLPPNGDVKGPGNKKTLGYTRRPALNGHRVRLGKQFSTTKDVLEKLKPLHPLPGLILEWKRITNAMTKVVYPLQREKILCQSLGMERIYPVSQTHTATGRVSFTEPNIQNVPKDFEIEMPRLVGESPPSQAVSTSKQRGVRTLPRTLVPVEQIPQDRGMSFFVSMRHAFIPFSGGLIVAADYSQLELRILAHLSRDRRLIHVLNSGSDVFRSIAAEWKMIEPDAVTDSMRQQAKQICYGIIYGMGAKSLGEQMGIGEEDAACYIESFKARYTGETGDKWRQSADCSGICPGSSIRRLVLKINGIMCIWSSLGWGAGLTSLRLHYLSGAAVPSVFMFPGIQRFLKETVKNCAARGFVQTILGRRRYLPAIKDANHHARGHAERQAVNTTVQGSAADIVKTATVNIQRQLEQTFPAAPKSHGHRLLAPGTGKSVRKGNPLPPSRGAFFILQLHDELLYEAAEDDVIQVAQIIKSKMENAVKLSVTLKVKVKFGPSWGDLQDFDL; this comes from the exons ATGCGACCGGGCGCTGACGGGACGGTAACCGCTGCCATGCAAAAGCCACACAATGCGCCGGCTGCAAAAGCCAACCTGGCCACCATCTTGTTTGGAGGGTTGACGGCAAAGGAAAACGATCCCAAGATGGCGGCGTCAGGCTCGAAGGGAGCCCTGGGCCCCCACAACAGCCGCAAACGTACCCGGCCCCGCTCCCTGTCCAGCCCCGGGTCTGAGGACTCTGCGAGCCCCTCCAGCTGTAAGAAAGCCGCTCTCCAATCACACCGCAAGCCCCGACCTCCCAACTGCAGAACTTCTCCGAGGCTCCGGAGCGCGGGCCCCGGGGGGGCGGCAGACACCAGCGCCACCGACTATATCCTGTTCAGCCCCGCGCAGCAGGCGTCCATACTGGAGAAGCGGAGCAGGCAGCAGCCGAGCGCCAGCCCCTCCGTGTCAGTCCTGGCGCCCCCTTGTGGTCTGGACCGCTCGTTACTGGACGGCAGCCTGTCTGCAACCG GTCAGAGGCCCCACATGGCGCTGCCGGCAGAGCTGGCGGACAAGCTCCTCCTGGAGAGCTGGGGGCTGCCCCGAGCCGTCCTGGACAAGTACGCCAGCCTGGGGGTGCTGCAGATGTTTGAGTGGCAGGCCGAGTGTCTGATGCAGGGCCAGGTGCTGGCCGGGAAGAACCTGGTCTATTCTG CTCCTACGAGCGCTGGGAAGACTCTGGTGGCCGAACTGCTGCTCCTGAAGAGAGTCCTGGAGACGCGGAAGAAAGCCATCTTCATCCTGCCCTTCGTCTCCGTAGCCAAAGAGAAGACTTATTACCTCCAG aacctcttcCAGGAGGTGGGGGTCCGGGTCGGCGGGTACATGGGCAGCTCCGCTCCGGCCGGCGGTTTCACCTCTCTGGATGTCGCCGTCTGCACCATCGAGAAGGCAAATGGTCTGGTGAACCGACTGATTGAGGAGAACAGGATCGACCTGCTGG GGATGATGGTGGTGGACGAGCTGCACATGTTGGGGGATTCGCACCGGGGTTACCTGCTGGAGCTTCTCCTCACCAAGATTCAGTATGTGACTCAGAAAACTGCGGCCAA GAAAAAAGACCCCGGGAAGGCGGTGCAGATCGTCGGGATGAGCGCCACTCTGCCCAATCTCCGCCTGCTGGCGTCCTGGCTCCGCGCTGAGCTGTACCACACTGACTTCCGCCCCGTGCCCCTCAAAGAACGAGTCAAAATCAGCAAAACTTTATATGATTCATCCATGAACCCCGTGCGGGAGCTTCAGCCTCTAATTCACGTGAAG GGGGACGACGACCACATCGTCAGCCTGTGCTACGAGACCGTCCAGGGGGGTCATTCCATCTTAATTTTCTGCCCGTCCAAGAACTGGTGTGAGAAGTTGGCCGATACGATTGCCCGTGAGTTCTACAACCTGTATCGCCGGGCGCTGCAGGAGTCAGCAG ATGGTAGATTGGAGCCAAGCGTCTCCCCTGTGGTCCTGGATAAGGACGGCATACGGGACGTGGTGGGTCAGCTGAAGCGATGTCCGGCTGGACTGGACACCGTTCTTGGACGCACCGTTCCCTGGGGTGTGGCCTTCCATCACGCCG GGCTGACCTTCGATGAACGGGACGTGGTAGAAGGCGCCTTTCGGCAGGGTATTGTCCGTGTCCTCGCTGCGACTTCCACCTTGTCGTCCGGGGTCAACCTTCCTGCCCGACGAGTCATCATTCGGAGCCCACTCTTTAACGGGCGACTCCTGGACATTCTGACTTATAAGCAGATGGCTGGAAGAGCCGGACGCAAAGGGGTTGACACTGAAG GGGAGAGTATCCTCGTATGTAAGCCGGTGGAGAGGTCGAAGGGGATCAGTTTGCTGCAGGGGGCCCTGAAGCCGGTCCAGAGCTGCCTGATGCGGAAAGAAGGTGCCGGAGTCACGGGGAGCATGATCCGCGCTATTCTGGAG ATCATAGTTGGCGGGGTGGCAGACACGCCCCATGATGTCCGCACCTACGCCTCCTGTACCCTGTTGGCTACAAGCctgaaagaagaggaggaggaggaggaggacggcgGCGATCCGGAGCGCAGGGACCACGGAGCTATCGAGGCGTGCGTGGACTGGCTGCTGAGAAatgagttcatacaggtagtggAGGAGGAGCCGGACGGAAGGAGAG CTGAGGTTTACCGCCCCACGAAGCTCGGCTCCGCCACCCTCTCGTCCTCGCTGTCGCCCTCCGAGGCTCTGGGCATTTTTGCAGACCTTCAGAGAGCTATGAAGGGCTTTGTCCTGGAGAACGACCTGCACATCCTGTATCTG GTCACCCCTGTGTATGAAGAGTGGGCGACCATTGACTGGTATCAGTTCTTCTGTCTCTGGGAAAAACTCTCCGTGTCCATGAAACGCGTGGCCGAGATGGTGGGGATCGAGGAAGGTTTTCTGGCCCGATCTGTAAAGGGTAAAATCATCGCCAAAAACGACCGCCAGCAGCGCCAGATCGCCATCCATAAGAG GTTCTACACGAGTCTCGTGCTCTTGGATTTAATCAGTGAAGTCCCGTTGTCAGAATTAACCAAAAAGCATGGCTGCAGCCGGGGTCAGCTCCAGTCCCTGCAACAGTCCTCGGCTACCTACGCAG GTATGGTAACCGTGTTCAGTAATCGACTGGGGTGGCACAATATGGAGCTTCTTCTCTCCCAGTTCCAGAGCCGGCTCACATTTGGCGTACAGCGAGAGCTCTGTGACCTTGTCCGCCTGGATTTGCTGAATGCACAGAGGGCGAGAGCTCTTTACAATGCCGGATTCATTACTGTCAGCGTGCTGGCAAGAGGAAATGTCAGTGATGTGGAGACGGCCCTGAAGAACGCCGTGCCCTTTAAGAG TTCCCGCAGAGCCGTCGATGAAGACGAGGAAGCTGCTCAGGAACGCCGAGCCGCCCGATGCATCTGGATTTCTGGGAAGAAGGGCCTCACGGAGCGGGAGGCATCGGAGCTTATTGTGGAGGAGGCGCGGAGGCTGTTGAAGGAGGACCTGGCCATGATGGGGATCCGCTGGAATCCAGATACAAGCCTAGAGCCCAGCTCACCCCTCGACAAGAGCTCAGAATCCACCTCTGAGCTACAAGAGAAGGCCTCGACCACTGCCAGGAAATGTTCGGAGATTAACCCACTCCTGACTGTGGAGGGCACAGGCCCACAGAGACTGGAGACGGCTGATAATGCCAGGTCCCAGAGTAAGGAGGCTACCGGCCAGTCCTCCGATGCCACATGTGCCGGGAACCCGGAGCCAAGTCCTGAAAATGTTGTACTGAAGAGTAAGGAGAACATCCCAGAACATCACTCAGGAAAAGCTCAGGTTCATCCCAGAGAGATAAGTGCTGGCATCTCTATAGATACCGGATTCTCAAGTGTGGCCAATAAACGTCCAAATGTCGGGCACCTTAGTGACGGTGGCCCCATTTCCAAAACTAATCAGCTGCAGCCTGACCAAGAAACTGGACGAGTTCCAGGTGACCCATTGCTTATTGGTGAAGGTCCACCATCGAAAGAGAAGAAGGCTGAAGCTTGGGCCCCTAAAACAGGAGAGACGGAAAGCCCAGATACCCAGGTGTTCAGAGTTCCAGACATGAAGCCATCCCCTGCTGCCCAAGTGGTCGAAGCCTCTGCAGTGAGGAACCCTGGTCCTGAGATTATTCCAGTCAACAATCCCGACACCAAAGAAGCTTCAGGTGGAATCATCAACCCCATTGTCTGTACCGCGACCTCTCCTGGCGGCAGCCACTCTCCAGACTTGAACATCGCTTCGAGGACTTTTGAGGACAGTTTCCAGCTGGATTCTCAAACAGAGAAGTTAATTCTGCAGCAGCCCGAACCCAAAAGAGAAGAGGAAGGAGCAGGTACGACACTAGCAGATGTTCTACCTACAGAGAGACTAAGTGTAGCTAGTACTAGACTTGTCGAGGATGTGACTTCTCCAAGTGTTGAGCATCCAGGACAAGCACAAATACAGGAAACTGAGATTTCTGTAAGGAAATCCTTTGGTCCACCCTGTGAGCTCCCGGAAGCTAAAGTCACAGATGGAAGTTCATGGCAGAAGGGAAGTGACCTGTCCCTCACCGATACACAACTTCAGGTCTTGTTCCAGTCCTACCACACACAGGTGAAGAATGAAAAGACAGGTCCAAACGCCAATGTAGCATCTCCTCCAAAGAAAGGCTCCTCTGAAGACGAGGTAAAGGACTCCAGCTTGAACATGAGCGGTAGCTTCCTTTTCGACAGCTTTAACGATGATCTTGGTTTTTGCTCCAAGTTGGAAGAGCCCAATCTTCCTCCTCCATCTGATGGCGAGAAGAAGGAAAAGCTGGAGCCTCCTCAGCAGAAGGCGCAGGCTTCCTTCCCTACAATCCCAGAAAATCAGAGCCTGTCTGTAAAATATGACGAAGGGTCTATCATGTTCTCTCAGCTGGATTCCTTCCAGATGGTGGAGGTTCTAGATCACGTAGAACAACCTCCCACGGAAGAACACACAATTCCTAAATCCCCAGTTCTGGGGGACAAAAATGGGGGCATCAAAGAATTGGTACAAAATGAGGAGATGGTGAAGACTAGGTCAGAGTGGTGTGACCTCTCGTTTAGCTTGACTCAAGGAATGGTGGATATTTTAGATCAGTGGCCGAATGTCACACTGAACATCAGTTGTGACCCCAGAGCTGCAGATTTGGAGCAACGTGTAGTTAATGAGCAAGACATGACCAGAATCTCCAAGGACAGGCCATCTTGTCCAGATCCTGAAGGGGGTCTTCACACTCCCTGTGCCGAACGTCGTTATATAGATCTTAACAACCGCAATTCTACTCCGAATCCAGACTCTGAAAATGAGCGACAACCGGACTCTAGGCCTGAGAGCAGAACCGATGTGATTCCCCCCACACCTCCAAGTGCTTGTAAGTCGAGAGTGACCAGCATGTCCTCCATGAAATCTGGCATCAAGAAACCAAGACTAGAATCCCTGAGCTTCACATCCCAGGACGCAGATGACTTATTTGGTTCACAAGGTGAAGTTCTGGACCATGAGGAGGTGGCGATGGTGGAAGATATTCGAGACTCCTCTGCGGTGGCCGAGGACTTCTCCTTGAAGTTGTCTCAGGAATCCTCTTTGCCTCTTCCTCCATCCAGCTCACAGGACTTCAGTATCATCGATGTGGCCAGTGACTTGACCCTGTTCCAGACATTTCTGAAGGAATGGAAAAACCAGAAGAAGTTTTCCTTATCCTTGGCCTGCGAGCGGAGAACCCGGACATTGTCCTCCAGGTCCTGCATCGGTGGGAGGTTTAAACAAG TGCGGTCACCACAGGGACGAGCCAAGGAAGATGATGGCCTCTCCATCCCAGGCTGGGACGACGTGCTGCTGGTGGGACTGGCTGTATGCTGGGGAGGGAAGGACGCCTATTACCTGTCCCTACAGAGTGAGCAGGACCAGTCAG AGATGAGCTCCAGCCTGGCCGCCCCTCCGCTGGACCAGAACCTGCCCGTCAAGGAGCGGCTGTGGTGTCTGCGGTCCACATTGCAGCAGATGCGCCCCCCAGAGGTCATCATGTATAACTTCATAGAGCAGTACAAGGCTCTGGTCCTGGGCTGCAGAACCTCCATCACTGGACACTTCCAGGACCCGAAG GTCGCTTGCTGGTTACTGGATCCAACTTCCAAGCAGCGAACGCTTCACAACATGGTGGCCAACTTCCTGCCTcaagagctccccctgctggacgGGGTAAGCAGTGGTCAGGGAGTGCAGAGCCTGGGCCTCAGCGCCAGTAGCGACCAGTCCGGACGCTGCCGAGCGGCCATCGAGTCGGTCCTCGTCTTCAGCATCACGACCTTGTTACAGGGATTATTGGAGAAGGAGAATCTGCAAG GGGTCTTCACCGGGGTGGAGATGCCCACACACTACTGCCTGGCGCTGCTGGAGCTGAATGGCATCGGCTTCAGCAGCGAGGAGTGCGAGACACAGAAACACATCATGCAGGCCAAGCTGAACGAGATTGAGGCCCAGGCGTACCAGCTGGCCGGGCACCGCTTCTCCCTCACCAGTGCTGATGATGTCGCCCAG GTTCTGTTCATTGAACTTAAACTGCCCCCCAACGGCGACGTGAAGGGTCCTGGAAACAAGAAGACTTTGGGGTACACCCGGCGGCCGGCGCTGAACGGGCACAGAGTCCGACTCGGCAAGCAGTTCAGCACCACGAAG GATGTTCTGGAGAAGCTGAAGCCGCTGCATCCTCTGCCCGGCCTGATCCTGGAGTGGAAGCGGATCACCAACGCCATGACCAAGGTGGTGTACCCGCTGCAGCGCGAGAAGATCCTGTGCCAGAGCCTGGGCATGGAGCGCATCTACCCCGTGTCCCAGACGCACACCGCCACAG GCAGGGTGAGCTTCACTGAGCCGAATATCCAGAATGTTCCCAAAGACTTTGAGATTGAAATGCCGCGTCTGGTGGGAGAGAGCCCCCCGTCTCAGGCAGTGAGCACGTCCAAGCAGCG GGGCGTCCGGACCCTCCCCAGGACACTGGTGCCAGTGGAGCAGATCCCGCAGGATCGGGGGATGTCGTTTTTCGTCAGCATGCGGCACGCCTTCATCCCGTTTTCAG GGGGATTAATAGTGGCGGCAGATTACTCTCAGCTGGAGCTGCGGATTCTCGCCCACTTATCCCGGGATCGCCGCCTCATCCACGTATTGAACAGCGGCTCCGACGTCTTCAGGAGCATCGCAGCCGAGTGGAAGATGATTGAGCCGGACGCTGTGACGGACAGTATGAGGCAGCAGGCCAAACAG ATTTGTTACGGAATCATTTATGGAATGGGGGCAAAATCCCTGGGCGAGCAGATGGGGATCGGGGAAGAGGACGCCGCCTGTTACATAGAGTCCTTCAAGGCCCGGTACACTGGTGAGACCGGAGATAAGTGGCGCCAAAGCGCAGATTGCAGTGGGATCTGTCCTGGGAGTTCTATCCGCCGCCTTGTTCTCAAGATAAACGGCATCATGTGCATCTGGTCCTCGCTGGGATGGGGGGCAGGGCTGACAAGTCTGAGGCTGCATTACCTCTCCGGAGCTGCGGTTCCATCCGTTTTCATGTTTCCAGGTATTCAGCGGTTCCTGAAGGAGACGGTGAAGAATTGCGCTGCCAGAGGCTTTGTACAGACGATCCTGGGTCGGCGCCGCTACCTTCCAGCCATCAAGGATGCAAATCACCACGCGCGGGGTCAT GCGGAGCGCCAGGCTGTGAACACCACCGTGCAGGGATCGGCCGCCGACATCGTCAAAACGGCAACTGTCAACATCCAGAGACAACTGGAGCAGACCTTCCCCGCCGCGCCCAAGTCCCACGGACACCGACTGCTGGCCCCGGGTACAG GGAAATCGGTACGAAAAGGGAATCCTTTGCCTCCGAGCCGCGGCGCCTTCTTCATTCTGCAGCTGCATGACGAGTTGCTGTACGAGGCGGCCGAGGAcgatgtcatccag